The Pararge aegeria chromosome 21, ilParAegt1.1, whole genome shotgun sequence genomic sequence AATCACCTCTCTCCACCATGAAACCTGTCCAACACCATGCCCTCAGCCTCAGGCGGGATCGCTTCTCGTGTTGACCTCTTCCCCCTCCTACCATCCAAGTATTGGCCCACGTAGTCCGCCATGACAGACGCTGCAGCTTTTCCCATGGATCGCGCGAAAATAGGCGGCAAATCACCGTATGGATTTTCGTTGTCAGTGAGTCCTAGCTTGTCGAAATCAACTGCCAACGAAAATGAACATGTCAGGTATATAGTCTTTCTTGGTCGCAAACTTCGGGAGGCGCGATATAGGCTTACTATAGTAAGGATCCATTGAAGTAGGGTCTTATCGCGATATAGGTGTAAGAAGTCAGTTAATTGAAAGTCAGGTTTAGGATGAGGGAGCCTGCGCAGTTAgtttttgtcaaatttatttttatcatccaTTAGTATTTACTACTTATAATTCTTCTATTTTCTAATCTACTCTACAACTAAagataatattagaaatgcTAACTTAGCGCATTTTTTTCTGTGAGGAATAAATTTGGTAGATTGCCTACGCAACAACTGTAAAATGtgaaatttatttctcaaataTTGGGCTATTGAAAGAACAGTTATCATTTCATATATTACATACATCGTTATGTGGTAAAGAGTATTTTTTACACTATTTatgcattatattttttttaagtattggtACATCATTAGTTGCAATTATGAAGAATGAAAGTCATTTTACTGTTGTCACTAAATACATACTACATTAGATCTACGTGCACCATTAGATGCATAATGTTATAACTAACTGTTTACGTAATTGATTACGATTGCGTTTGTAAATTACAAGTCTACGGTATCTAAAATTacctatgttattattatttgcgtactttttagtttaaactctacatttattattgtatctACTTGAACTTTTGAGAATACTGACTTTTGACTTCCAGCTGATACATTATGGTACCTGTAAAATCGTTAGTCTTAGTTTCACGGAAAAAGTTTAGTTTCAAATAGTTACTTGTTCCTTCCATATAAGATTGTACTCCTAGATTCACAAATTTAGCAGAATTTCACGTCATAATTATTGCAGTCTTAACGAAATACGTTATCTTTTCAAAGGAAGTTGCAATTTCAGTATCTTTAGAATGCTTTTCACGATAAAGGGTACCTAAGTCTATTCAGTAGGCAAAATCGATGtgaaataacaatatatttatttgttgcagGATAATTGAACCAAACCATTCGTCGTGTATAAACTTGGACGTCTTGTATAATTAATTAGAAACAAGGAAATATCCATTCCTTTCTTAAATTTGTACGTTAgttataaattcattttctcTCATTTACGACTTGGCGGCTACGTGGAATATcttgtaataatatttgtttcccAAAATCAATATAATAGATAGGTATTCAACATTTCCACTAAATctctctttttttcttttatttgagaTTATTGTTACTTAGTCTAGTATAATAACAAAACTGAAGGACAAGCTAATGTTCCTTAGTACACCTAATGAAAATTCTGACCAACTGAAAGCTCTTTTTCATTCACGAATGCTTCGTATACGATCCTTTATCTGCAATTTTTGTTATACatagatacaaggaagtaaggttatatttaccacaatattttgtacaacgtaagttgttgaaattctcaataattaactactttagtcgataatgacattaaattttttaactcggcatacttcaattcatctacgattgctacattcataccataccctgtgcatccaccagcgccattgtggaggatttttgaactgttatttagcgcatacactggacactttttcaacttttctcccatataaaatgactctccttacctctaccctccatattttgtatgagtcttatagcgactgtagcgccatctagtaggaaatatTAGTCTCCATCtattttttcaaaggtccatattacaatgagacacgtttgaaacaagagatgacaaattgctttttttataatttttattaatatttttacctacacttggaggaataacaaattttataaatataaaataaatataaaaatttcggaaccgacaggatttggcctgcgactctctggcaatcgcggaatgaccgctttaaccaattaagctactgctctcctaccatcgatgccgaaattagtatatgactTTTGATTAAAGGACTAAGActaatattaattgaaaaaaaaaaacgtttcctttttaatttagtttcattTTGCAAATACAGTGTTTCATATTCAGTTATCTGTCTGTGTTTAGCAAAACGTTAAAAGTCACCTTTTTCATAAGCACAGCAGATTTGTTTGGTCTATTAGGTCATATTGAAATCCAGAATGACATAtgaacatacttaaatatttttttggtccATTAGTAGGACTGagcatacattttaattttaaattgtaaacatATAAAACTTACTGGTAAACGGAAAACTAACAGTCATGTTAGATAAGAACCCTTTTGGTGGATGCCTCACAAAGGGCATTGATATCGATGGTGTGATTGCCATCGTGGTCCCCGGTGGTAGAGCAAGCCGCCCATCATTAGTTATCCAAAGTATCCTCTTCTGGCGCGAGTGTGGGACGTTCTCCTTAGCCATCTCCTCCTGGTTCTCTGGTGAGGCTATCGGCAGAAGAGCTGCGAGTGCTATACTAATTAATACGCGTGGTATTCTCTCCATTGTagacctaattaaaaaaaaaaatctcatcatCTTCATTCTTTTAAGCATGAACAGCCCTATTAGTGTGACCATAACATTATTAAAGAGAGTTTTAGTCCATAAAGTATTCAAACTTTCTTGGCCATGGAATTAAAATCCTCATTCTGCCAttattgtatgaagtgcattgtgtccaaataaaaacagtgaaaacgattcgcgcacgtctgacttcaaacccgcggaatgttgctaggttACAAACCTTTtttcattttccccattttatgttaaatgtttagaacattagaggtaaaataattactgtcaaatactaaatggaatgaaatgaataactgtctgttcgagaaacactctAAAGTGAAGTTGTTTGTGATGCTTCAAATcgtgtacacgatttctgtagtttttaaattatatgctTTATGCATATAGAGTggtatgattttaataatataaattgaattaattatattaattgatatcataaatagataaaaatttgaattaaaatactaaatataatgTTTCAAATACAAGATGTAAAATCCAATTTGCCAtagttatttttcattttaatgatTCAAAAAAGTTATACACCAAAGAGTAACTATACAAACACAaagatgaaaaattataaatgttatctATGGTTGTGTGTcattaatatttgtaataaattgttattgttgatTTGTTGAAGGTTTCAAATCAGATTCCAATCGATAATGCTCTGTGcaacttttgtatatttttataatttatcattttaatagGTAATGCtaaaatttagtataatttatcataaaagacataatatttttgttaaacacttataataatgaATGTATCGCAATACAAACACTTTCGAATTAGAGATAGTAATGATTATGCTATGGACAtagaagaatttataaaatctataGAAATGcaattcaaaattgattttaCTTCGTTGTCACAGTGGAGGAAACTTATTgaattgatgaatattgttCAGACGgagtttaaaactaaaattagatATTCTGCTAATCGTAAACATGAAATCATACGAAACATTTATATACAAAACTCAAGACCCTCTCCATTTGAATTAACAGATAAATTTGCAAGAACTTCTAAAGTGTGGCAAGATATGAAACTAAGGCTCGAAAAACGTCAAGTTTCTAAAGTAAAAGACGAACCTTTCGTTATACATTGTGATGAAATGAATGAAACGTCAGAATTAATTGATGAAATAAGTGCGAATGAATCTCTTGCACATCCTAATACAGAAGAAGGACAATCAAAATATCTTTTAGAAGAAAGAACGGATACTGAACTAGAGCCTAAATCTTCTAATTCTTTTCACCCAATAGCTATATGCACAAATCAGCATAAAATCATTTCTTCAATCACTTCAAATTACACACCCTTGGAAAATCGAGACATTGGGCTCAGTAAAACCCAGCTACCAGTCCAGCTACAGAGTGCTATGAAAAATTCATTACTTCCAATTTACACAAACCTAGTCAGATCTTATCcggataaaataattataacgaaTAACACTCTAAAGAAACAGTCTgtgaaattatttttgacaaattgTTGCACTGAAAAGTTGTATTTAAGAATACTAAAAATTTCAGATTGTTCacattttaataacattgaGGTACTTCCTTGTACCCCATCGGTACTTTTTCCAGGATTAACAGCCGTTTTAAAGATTAAATATACACTTAAAAACAAGAATAATGATAATTTCGTTTCATCGctacattttaaaattgctcGTAATTTGCTCTATGAATCGTCTGAAGAAGGTATTTGCATACCAATTGTAAGTAGTTTTATACAATCGAGGACCATAGCAGTAACcgaaaaagtttttattcatCCAAATTATAGTTGGCACGTAACACCAAAACTTGGATACCCAAAAGCAATTGTTCATATAATAAACAAAGATGATGctggatattatttacatataaggAAAAGAAATGTAGACTTTACGAAAGAATTTGGCGAAAGTATCAAATCAGATGAAGTAATAACTCCGGACTCTGAGAGTTTAGAACAAAGGCTAGAAGACACAGAGCTGGAACtccaaaatacaattttattttcaacaaatGCTAAACAAATGAAAAGTATTAATTTTGACAAATTAAACAATGATTATGATTCAGTAAATACTGTTGATATAGTTgaattagttttaaaagatttgatAGATGTTGCTCTtgaaccttttatttttaagcaaacaTTTGTTCGCATTCTACCTCGCTCTAGGAAATTCGTTTTCGTATATTTTACAAAAGTGCATCATATAGGATTTCATCAAAGTTACTATGATTTCATATTTACTGACTCTAAAGACGGTGATATAACTATAACTAAAACAGTTAAAGTTTTTTCTGAAGTGCTGCCTCATCCTATTGCCCTACAGCCGAAAATACTTGATATGAGTAAATCACCAGTCAAATTTGGTTATTGGGAAGATTACTTCACTATTACAAATTCACACAACATTTTTCCGGtgacaattaaaataacaacagccatgaaaatgaaaaagttatttaacataattccaATGGAAACTTTAATTCCCAAACAATCAAGCGCAAACTTTTGTGTTAAGATACGTTctaaaacaagtaaaaaaacCATAGGACTTGATGATTTAGCATATTTcacgataaaaattataattattggaCACAAATCCGTCTATAAAGACGTTCCTCCATTTTTCTATGAAATTATCGCACCATGCGGGGAAGAGTTCAAACGAGTTTACGGAGCAAAATATTTCAGTGATTCAAGTCAAATAAATGTCAGTGATGAAATCGAATCTTGCgaaaatgttaatgttttaatttaattaaatgttagcaaaaatatttttttactaaatttatatCATCAATTATTTTTAGGATTAGTAAACTGCCTTGTAATCATGAGTCATAAAAACCGGATAAATTTTCTACAGTCCGCCCACTTTATcacgaataaataataaagtccaTCTTCACTCTTGAAAAAACAAGCAATAATTTACTTTCTCGCgtcataaaaattacattaacaaGTGAAGTTCCAAGGAATGTCGTTGAGGACGGCAAGGATTAAACCTGTTGACCGACTTTTATGTGTTACGGGTCAAGTAAGATTGCTTGTTCCCGCATAATATTCCAGTTTAAGTCTTATTGGCAGGTCGTGGACCGGTTCTGAACAATCGATTGTAAAACATAGTTATCGATGTTTTATTGATCGCCTGTCGTTTAGGGAGAGATTTCTTTAATGAAATGAGCGTAACAATGACATCATTTGGTTGTTACGAATAACGATCTGTTTATGTGATATGTATTGCTCATAATGTAACAATACTGTACCAAAAAAAGACTTTTCATGGGAAAGAGTTTTACTTTCGCTTGTGAATTTTTCATTGTCTATCGCAACATTTTCGCATTGAGTGATCAATAATAAAATCTcttagagaaaaaaaagaacaatggaaGCCACAAATCAATATGGCACATTGTTTCATGTAGAACTTTCAATTGGATTAGGttcaatatattaaacaaatcttttaataaacaaaacatcaaAATGATTTGAGCTACCAGAGCGTTGGCTATGAGTTGTCATCCAAATATCAATTAgtaaaatctatactaatattataaagctgaagagtttgttggTTTGAAAGCAATTTTCTCAGGAatgactgaaaaatattttttttagtagataGTCTACTTACTGAGGGAGgctaatatgtatattgtatatagatACCATAGCCAGATAGGAGTGGaaaatcaatgaaaaatgttataaaaacgaGAAAATTATTCCTTTTAAGGTTGATGATCTCAAGGTATTTCCCATACAAttgttaaattaatgtaaattaattagtgccgcctttttaataatttgtattactTAATGTGctcatacaaataattaatattaatagtaaaattttgcTAAAAGTTGATGAACTTGAAGACTTTCCTAACAAACCGTTATTGGGTATGTAAGGGAATTTCATTGTTTTGTCACCGTCCATTGAGGGGACCGTCACGAACTTGTGTTTTTAGTATTTCAAGCATAATTTACTCATGTAAAGTAGGCGCGTGTCAAATGTTAGTGTTGTTCCGCATGTTATTATGAGAATATTTCTTGTAAAATACGGACGCTCTTACGGACCTGGCCTTATTCACAAAAGTTTAGTAATTTTATGAGTGTTTTGCAcattttctaaattaacctGTCCCGTTTTCACTATTAAGATTATCATTGGAAAGTGTGTTTATGGTTTTCTCCCTTATTCACGCAGCAACGCAGCATAGGTAAGTTTTCAGTGATTTTTGCGGGGAGCATAGACGATCAAATCTAATATATCGCTATATTTAAGTTAGATGACCTGACTGCCGCCGCGTGTGTCTTATAATTGTAAGGCCCCTGATTCGATCCTGGGtggattaaatataactgctactTACATTACGTACTAAAAGCTTAGCCCccggccatcttagactgacTCACTTATCGAAGATTAAAAAAACTGGTCAAGTCGGACTCGCTTACCAATGGTCCCGTACAAATTTGTAAGTAGGCacaatttataaacataattacaCCACATAAATTTTGAGTATCGAACGTTTTTTTCGACATAAATCTTTTtagaagtttgttttttttttcagcttcAAGGGACTGTTGACCTGAGATAGTAAATGATATAggtatatagttttaatttcaaCTCGATACCAACCACTCGTGTTAAAGGGGATTGACTGACGGACAACGAAGTGATCCTATAtgggttttcctaaataaataatgtgccaGATAAATGCACTAGATTCAAACTAAGTTGGAGACAAGAGGTTGACAGCTAAACTCTTGAGCTACTTACGTCGCGCGATGGTGCTACGTCCGGTCAGCAATGCCCGGTTACCCCATTAATTGTTAACGTGTAACACTATTGATACCCACTATTTAGCGCcttggtcttataagtgggaggtcccggattcatTTTGGCGacgaaaatttggaaattaataatttttgaatgttcTCAGGCTAGTGGGATAGCTAACCTACAAAAAAGCCGTTCCGCcacgcgatt encodes the following:
- the LOC120633434 gene encoding uncharacterized protein LOC120633434, whose product is MNVSQYKHFRIRDSNDYAMDIEEFIKSIEMQFKIDFTSLSQWRKLIELMNIVQTEFKTKIRYSANRKHEIIRNIYIQNSRPSPFELTDKFARTSKVWQDMKLRLEKRQVSKVKDEPFVIHCDEMNETSELIDEISANESLAHPNTEEGQSKYLLEERTDTELEPKSSNSFHPIAICTNQHKIISSITSNYTPLENRDIGLSKTQLPVQLQSAMKNSLLPIYTNLVRSYPDKIIITNNTLKKQSVKLFLTNCCTEKLYLRILKISDCSHFNNIEVLPCTPSVLFPGLTAVLKIKYTLKNKNNDNFVSSLHFKIARNLLYESSEEGICIPIVSSFIQSRTIAVTEKVFIHPNYSWHVTPKLGYPKAIVHIINKDDAGYYLHIRKRNVDFTKEFGESIKSDEVITPDSESLEQRLEDTELELQNTILFSTNAKQMKSINFDKLNNDYDSVNTVDIVELVLKDLIDVALEPFIFKQTFVRILPRSRKFVFVYFTKVHHIGFHQSYYDFIFTDSKDGDITITKTVKVFSEVLPHPIALQPKILDMSKSPVKFGYWEDYFTITNSHNIFPVTIKITTAMKMKKLFNIIPMETLIPKQSSANFCVKIRSKTSKKTIGLDDLAYFTIKIIIIGHKSVYKDVPPFFYEIIAPCGEEFKRVYGAKYFSDSSQINVSDEIESCENVNVLI
- the LOC120633207 gene encoding uncharacterized protein LOC120633207 gives rise to the protein MERIPRVLISIALAALLPIASPENQEEMAKENVPHSRQKRILWITNDGRLALPPGTTMAITPSISMPFVRHPPKGFLSNMTVSFPFTIDFDKLGLTDNENPYGDLPPIFARSMGKAAASVMADYVGQYLDGRRGKRSTREAIPPEAEGMVLDRFHGGERALLYGIAEDLLANFGLDGKECLLRAICEIHAHPLKNFGFIGEVMKLFFSPSKSPYANLIEEYVEAQRAGESGGECWPYYRLCPKSIFMPSTNKYSKDAETLHRRQEQDSIDNNEMEFKAM